TCCTTCAGACTGAGGTTTTTGATACTTACCTGGATACTTGTGCTGAAAATAAGCTTCTAACACTTGTAAAACCATCGGGCCACAAACAGTACCGCCATGTTCGCCGGAGTTTTCACCAAAGGCTACAACCACAATTTCCGGCTTATTACTAGGGGCATAAGCACCAAACCAAGTATGATTGGGGCGACCAACACCAGCTTCAGCAGTGCCACTTTTTCCAGAGGCGGGAGCAATTGTAGGCACGTTCAAGTGCTTCCCCGTTCCCTCGCTTACCACTCTCCGCAGTCCATCGCGGAGAACTTTGATAGTTTCTGGTTTCATATCTAAGGATTCTCGCCAACTTTTTGCTTCTTCGTTGTCTTTAAGCAAATGCGGCTGAATTCGATAGCCACCATTAGCAGGGACGGAAAACATAATCGCCGATTGTAGAGGTGTGACTTGTAAAGCACCTTGACCAATTGACATATTAATGGTATCACCTACAGTCCAAGGTGTCCTCAAAACTTTCTGCTTCCATATTTCATCTGGAACTAAGCCTATTGATTCTTCGTTAGGAAATTCAATACCAGTTCTTTGACCAAACCCGTATTTGCGACTCCATTGGATTAAGGTTGGGCCACCAACTTTTCTGCCAACTTGATAGAAGAAAGTATCACTACTCATCGCCAGCGCTCGCGGAAATCCCAATGGCCCGAATCCGGCGTGATTCCACTCACCAAAAGTCACCCCACCAACGGTAAGAGAACCAAAGGTCTGTAATATTGAGTCAGGAGAAAATTCACCTGATTCGAGTCCGGCTGTCGTGGTGACAATTTTGAAGGTACTGGCGGGGGGAAAGGCACTCAAAGCCCGATTAACTAAGGGATGATCTTTACCTTGCAAGCTTTCCCAATCTTTCTGGGAGAGTTTTTGTTTGGAGAAGATGTTCGGGTCAAATGTGGGGTAAGATACTAGCGCTAAAACAGCACCATTATTCGGATCGAGTGCGACGATCGCACCTTTTTGATTTCCTAAAGCCTTTTCTGCTGCCTTTTGCACATCCAAATCTATGGTCAGGTGCAAATCGTTACCAGCTTTTGCCTGTTTTTCGCCCAAAACTCGGATTGGTCTACCTGCACCATCTACTTCCACTTGCTGACCGCCCCATTCGCCTCGTAGCACTTTCTCATAAGCCTTTTCCACCCCCATCTGACCAATGACATCTCCCAGTCGATAGCCTTGCTGCTTTTTGTCCTTTAACTGGTCAGCGGTCAATTCTCGCGTATAACCTAATACATGGGCTAATTCCTTCCCATGAGGGTAATAACGTACAGAATCCGTATTAATTTCTACCTCTGGTAGTTCATTTTTATATTCCTTTAATGCTGTGATTTCTGCTTCATTGAGATCGCGAGCAACCCGGATAAGTGAAGAAGAATTAGCACCTGCTTGGTCTAATTTCTTTTCCATCTCCTCTTGCGGGATGTTGAGAATTTGCGCTAGCCGCGGGCCGACTACAGACCAAGAAGGCTTAGTATGTGCCATTGGCCACAAATATACAGAACTAGGATAACGAGTACTGGCTAAAAGTTTGCCGTTGCGGTCAAAAATATTACCCCGTTCTGGTTGTTTAGAAATCATCCGAATTCGGTTCGCTTCGGCTCGTTCCCGGAATTTTGGCCCTTCAACAATTTGCAAATATGCCAAACGAGCCTCAATCCCAGTGGTCATTAATAGGGTAAATAAGATTAAAAATATTGATTGGGAACCACGTCCAACTGTACGTGTATCTTTTTTGCTGCCGATTGATGGGAATAAAGACATAAGACAAATAATGATTCCAAGAAAGGTATTATCTGTATACAATTACTCTAAACTCATACCCATTACTGGGTATGAAAGAATTGGGCAGTATATTCTTGAACAATTGTTTTTGGGGGATACAATAAACCAAAGTGTCAAATCTAGTCTGCCCAAAAGACTACTGACAAAATTACGTAAGATCACGGCATTCTACTAAGGATTATGGCTCAACTTGTCATGCAGAATCAGAGGGGGATAACACATTTTCAGCCACTGGATGTTGAACTGCGTAACGTGTTCAAGTTTTTTAACCAAGAACCAGCAGTACATGGAATAGATTTGGATGTCAGACAAGGAGAATTTTTTAGTATTTTAGGCCCCTCCGGTTGTGGTAAAACAACAACACTGCGCTTAATTGCTGGCTTTGAAATCGCTGATGCTGGCAAAGTGTTGATTCAGG
This genomic interval from Nostoc sp. KVJ3 contains the following:
- the mrdA gene encoding penicillin-binding protein 2; the encoded protein is MSLFPSIGSKKDTRTVGRGSQSIFLILFTLLMTTGIEARLAYLQIVEGPKFRERAEANRIRMISKQPERGNIFDRNGKLLASTRYPSSVYLWPMAHTKPSWSVVGPRLAQILNIPQEEMEKKLDQAGANSSSLIRVARDLNEAEITALKEYKNELPEVEINTDSVRYYPHGKELAHVLGYTRELTADQLKDKKQQGYRLGDVIGQMGVEKAYEKVLRGEWGGQQVEVDGAGRPIRVLGEKQAKAGNDLHLTIDLDVQKAAEKALGNQKGAIVALDPNNGAVLALVSYPTFDPNIFSKQKLSQKDWESLQGKDHPLVNRALSAFPPASTFKIVTTTAGLESGEFSPDSILQTFGSLTVGGVTFGEWNHAGFGPLGFPRALAMSSDTFFYQVGRKVGGPTLIQWSRKYGFGQRTGIEFPNEESIGLVPDEIWKQKVLRTPWTVGDTINMSIGQGALQVTPLQSAIMFSVPANGGYRIQPHLLKDNEEAKSWRESLDMKPETIKVLRDGLRRVVSEGTGKHLNVPTIAPASGKSGTAEAGVGRPNHTWFGAYAPSNKPEIVVVAFGENSGEHGGTVCGPMVLQVLEAYFQHKYPGKYQKPQSEGSEAKNPNSGHGTGD